The segment CGGCGGCTTGGGCCAAAGATAACAAATTAAAAATACAGATGCTCTGGATTAGAAGAACGGCGCAGGGGGAGCTGGAGTTCGTTAACGAAACGTTAACTCGGCTTCAATTCAGCATGAGCGAAAATCGTGAAGAAATGAAACTTCGTTCGGGGAAAATAATCACAAGCGGACATGAACTTTTATTTTTTGAATCGATGTACAAGGAACTTCAAAGACTCTACTCCGGTAAGAACACGAGCGATCCCAAAAATTGGGACGTAAAATCTTTCGGTCCCTTTATAAAAGTCAAGGAAGTCGGACATCTATTAACGGAAGGATCCGGAAGAAGCGCTGAAATCTCCGAAAATATGAACTCGATCCGATTCTCCAACGGGGAGGTATATAATAGAATTGGAATGCCACTTCTGGGAAGAATCAGTATTTCGACTCCGAAATACAAGAAAGTAATCGATAACGATGTTGCCGGCGTCGTTTACTATCATTTGCCCCCAAGTACTTATCCGAGTAAAGACGGCAAAGAGTATATTACGGCTTTTTTTTCTTCCACGGATAATCTATCAAATGAGATGCCTGTTCTCGTAGGAGACGTATCCGGATCGATCGCCGAAGTCTTCGAATACGTAGCTATTATCGAGCTGCGTCCCAAACCCGGCTCTAAGGAAATTTCCGTACCACCTGCATTGAGCCCGATTCTGCTGATGGGAACCGTGGATAAAAAAGCGATTTCCCAGAAAGAAGGGACCGAAGAGCTGATACGCCGACTAAAGCAGGATCCGACCGTTTCTAAGGAAGAGTTAATTCGGGAGTTGGAACGGCTCAAGGCAAAATAAGCGATTAAACATCGCAGAGGCCTTGCAACCTCTTGAGAAACTCTTTTCTCCCTTTACCAAGGGAGAAAAAGAATCGTTCGTCAAAGGCCTCGACTTGATGCACCGCATCTTGCAGTATTTTTTGGCCTTCATTCGTAACTTCTACGAGCTTCGCCCTCGTATCTGAGTCATGCGCAAATCTGCGAACAAGTTTTTTTCTTTCTAACGTGCGTAAGACGGTCGAAGTCGTCATCGGGTCCGTTTTTGCTTGGTCGGAAATTCGAATTTGAGTCGTTTCTTCCTTAGAACATTGCAACCAATAGGTCACCGCAAGCAATACGAATTGTGCGTGCGTAAGATCCAGAGGCTCGAGTATTTTTCGAATTTCCCTTTGCCAAAGATTGGAAACCTGCCAAAGCAAAAAGCCGGGACTTTCCTCGGCTTTTTCGAATCCAAAAACTTCATCCTTCGACATCTACACCCATCCGGTTCGCAATTTTCCGAAAATCAGTTTCACCTATTTCCAAAATCCCGAAACGAAAAGGAAATCCCCAGGATTTTTTATTCGGAATAAAATCGAGTTCGTTAATCATCGGAAGAATCTCGACCTCCCGAGCCTGACAAAAAGAAACTCTCCTTCGAAACGGAATAAAATCCGGACTCATCTGAAATGAAAAGATCTGTTCGTCCGAAACCCTTCCGATGGCAGTAAACTTCCTGCACGCCGTTTTTTCCGCAAACGTTTCTTTTGAAGAATAGATCAGAACCCAATCCCCCTCGCGCATCCTTCGCAGGGGGGCCTTTTTACCGTGACAAGCCTGAATGATCCCGTTTTCCTTTCCGGCGTTCGCGTGGTCTTTCGAGGCTACGACGATCCAAAATCGATTCATTTTTTTGCCTCTCTCACGAAATCCGCAAACGTAATTATTTCTTCGCGCATATTCTTTACCTGCTCTTCTCCGATGATTTTTTTCCAGAGAAACGAAAGTGGACCGTGAATGCTAAGCTCGACCCGAACTTCCGTGCCATTTTTAGTATCCTCAAAGAAGTGCAGAAATTTCATTCTGGCTCCGAGTAAATACGTTTCGTCACCGAAGCTCCGAGGGGATTGCGCCTCTATGATTTTAACCTTAACTTTTGGACCGCCTTTCGGTTTTAATTCGAATTCCTTATCGACTGCCGCGGAACCTTCGATTTTTGTCCAAAGAAGACCCGAGTCCCATTTAGGCCAATTCGAAATATCGGCCCTTGCCTCCCAAAGCTCTTTAGCGCTAACTCCTTGAACTTCCATTCTATACTTATATTCCCACATATGTTTCTCCTTACTAAGCGTGCTTACAATATACAAACAACACTGATAATAAGTATACTTATTATCAAGCTATTTTTAATATGCACACATATTATTTTCGATAATTTCGGAATTCAGTCAGAGGGAACAAAAAAGGCGCCCTCCCAAAACGGGAGGACGCCCACTGTCGGTGGATTTAATTAACCTATTGGTTGCTTTTTGAATTAGACGCCATTTTCAAAAAATAGCCGTTTGTATCATACCAGGTCTGACCCAAATAGAGAGCGTTGGTTGCCTCTAAATGGTCGATCCCGGTCGTCGTAATCGGATAGGACGGTCCACCTTTCCACGTTCCCCATTGCTGAGACGAGGCTGGAACCACACCGTCATTGCTGATACTTTGTCCGTAAAAAGGAGCGCCGATTGCGCAAATCGGATAAATAAGCCCCATTGCAGGATGCTCGATTAAATCCGGAACCGTGATCGTCGATCCGAACGAAAAATACTTTACGCCGGAAGCGTTCGGAGTCGAGCTGTTGAACGCCGTCGCCCCTGCAGTCGTAAGTAGTTTTAAGGCCGCTACTGCATTCTGGTTCGATTCTCCGTAAACAAAGCCTACCACTGTATTCAGAACAGTCGCGACATATGGCAACGCCCAACTTGGGATTACGGTCAGAACTACGTTCGCGACCGGACTTCCATAGTGCGGAGTGTTTAAGGTCGTTAGAGTCGCGACTTTACTAGCGAATCCGAGATTGGATACTAGATATCTCGCATCTAATCCACCCTGTGAATGCCCGATAATGTGAACTTTACCGGTGTAATTATTTGCAGCCATCGCAGTTTGAATTGCCGTTTTTAGCTGAGCCGCCCTCGCAGCGGAGGAGCTAGTGGCCGTTACCGTTGGAGTCAATACAGTCGCACCTTGAGACTGAAGATAAGCTGCATTGCCGCCCCAATAGTCGATAATACCGGTTGATTTCCCCCAACCGAACAATCCATGAGCTAATACAATCGGATACGATCCTGCCAGCGGTTTACTCGAAGAACCTCCGCCTGATGCATGAATTGCTCCAGACACCAGAAGCGTAAGTCCTATAATCCAAATCCTCAATACTCTAGACATTTTTAACCTCTTCTCTTTACTATTCATCACTATTTGCGGAAGATTCCTCTGGGCTTTCCGCATAGGAGAAAAGCATTCGAGATCTTCCTAGTTTCTATTTTTAATTTCAAACTACCGTTATGAAATATATAAAGTATTATCCCAAACGTTCGTTATTAATACTTAATAAGAACCGAATATTTACAAACAGCCGCTCGGTTATTATTAAGTAGGTAGTTCTTTATAGTTAGTTAGGAAATCGTCAACTAAAGAATGTTATATAGAAGGGATTATTTTGAAGAAAAAAGTTTTTCTATAACGATTGGTATGCTTGTTAGAAAGAATCAAAGCCGGAAAAGAATATTTTATTTTTCTAATATTCCTAACTCCGGAGCGAATTCATTCGATGTTCGACGGACTTTCTTAATTCAAGTCGATAATATTGGAGCTGAAAATGAAATAGAACGAAAGCAATGAGCGAAAAGCGATAACTCTTATCAAATTTCTTGGCGGGTGGGAGGTTTTGCATCGGGGGAGAGTAAGCCCTTTGCTTTCAGGCGCTCTAAGACCCTTTCCGCTATTTTCTTTCCCCACATTTCTCCGACTTGCATCGATTCTTGAGTAATTTGCGGGTTTTTTTCCAATAGCTTCTTACCTACGGGTGAATTATAGAACGCGGTAATCCCTTTGATTTCCTCGAGAGTAAAATACTTATCGTAGATCGGTATAATCAATTCAACCATATCTTCGCTCTTTAATTCTTTCCGAAAGTCTTCCCAAAACTCTTCCGGAATTTGAGGCATTAATTGTTTAAATCTGGAAATCATTTGCCCTACGACAAGCACTCCCATTTTTTCCGAACCTGAAGAGATGAGAAGTTGGCGTATTTCTTCCTTCTTTTCATCGGCGGCAAGCAGAGGGAAAAAGGAGAACAAGAAAAGAAAAATTGCGAATAATAAGCGACTCATATGTCCCCCAGGCTTAAATTCATTTTGGACCCAAATAAAGAGAATGTAAAGCGGTTTGTAGGTTTAAACTTCACAAGTCGTCCCACTTCCATTCGTTTACGACTATCGGATTTCGATGGCGGAAATTAAAAGAAATTCCTTCCAGTAAGGCCCGAGCGCGATCGGGAAGATACTGCGCTCCGTTTATGAACACAAGCAGAATTCAAAATCGAATCAAGTTTATTGATAAGCGAAATTTTAATACGCTCCTTTTACAGGTTACAAATTAGGAAATATGAAAATTCTATTCATGAATTACTTCCGACTCTCTAGGCAATAAAACTAAATAAATGGAAATTTTTATTTACAAAATCACATCGTGCGGATAGAATCCGAGCGCTAACGAGTATCCGGGTTCAGATGAAAAAGTTCTTTATCTTACTTTTCGCTCTTTACATCCCCGTTTTCTTAATGAATGCGAAATTCAATCGCAATCTGAACGTTCTGATAAACGAAAAAAATCAGACGGTTGCCTCCATTCCGGAAAAAAGTTTTGAGTCTAATTTATCTGCTTTTCCGAAAGTAGGATTCGGCTCCGAGGTTTTTCTATCTGATAAACCGCAATTAATCTTCTTATCTACTGCGTTCTGCAACGATACGCTTTCTTATGAACTTCCTACGATTCAGTTTCAATTTTTAGACCTTCCCCCTCCTCAATCTTAATAACAACCCTCTTATGCCCATGTGGCCCGGTAGAATATGGCGCTCGGTTTTCCTATGCTTCGGAGATATTTTCGAAGGGTGTAAAGGGGCTGAAGTTCAGAAACCTCTAATGAATGGTTTCCGGCAGTCGTACAAACGAAATCGTTTTCGACAATGTCTTCTCATTTCAGCCCATTGACACACGACAAGCCAAGAGCTTTTCCAAAAAGAAAGGTTCAGTCAAGTACGCCTTGAATGAACCTTCTCCGATTCGATTGCTTCATCGGTGGACTTCCATTTTTCCCCCGCGTTCTTCGCGGGGATCTTTTTTATGGAATTTTAAGCCGAGTAAAATTTTAGGGGACTTTCGACGTTCGATTCAGTTCAACGTCCGGCGCGTTTACGCATATTGGGATCTAAAATCTTTTTCCGTAATCTCATGCTGAGCGGAGTCACTTCCAATAGCTCGTCATCGTCTAGAAATTCGATATTTTGCTCCAAGCTAAAACGGCGAGGAGGCACTAGACGAATCGCTTCGTCCGCGCCCGAGGAACGAACGTTAGTAAGTTTCTTCTCGCGCACCGGATTCACTTCCAAGTCGTTTTCACGAGAGTGAATTCCGATGATCATCCCGGGATAAACGGAAGTTTGGGGATCGATTAATAACTCCCCTCTTTCTTGAATCTTCCAAAGAGCGTAACCGGTCGTATCTCCCGAGTCCATGGAAATCAAAGCTCCGTTTTTACGTCCTGGAATCTCTCCTTTATAAAGATCAAAACGTAGGAAGCGGCTGGACATAACCCCCTCTCCCTTCGTTTCCGTAACGAAATATCCCCGGAATCCGATAATTCCCCGAGTCGGGATTACGAATTCGACGCGAGTCATACCGGAGGTATGAGCGTCCATTAGCTGAAGTTCGCCTTTTCTACGGTTCAGCTCGGCGATGATGCTTCCGGTAAATTGATCGGGAAGATCCATTACAAGATACTCATATGGTTCGAGCTTCTCGCCGTTTTCGCCCTTCTTAATGATAACTTCGGGACGGGAAACCTGCAATTCAAATCCTTCCCGACGCATGGTCTCGATTAATATGGATAGGTGAAGTTCTCCCCGACCTAAAACTTTAAATCGATCCTTATCTTCCGTTTCTTCCAAGCGCATCGCAACGTTAGTTTCGAGTTCTCGATCCAATCTTTCACGGATATTTCGAGTCGTTACGAACTTCCCTTCCTTACTCGCAAAGGGAGAATTATTAACCATGAAATACATGGAAACGGTCGGTTCTTCCACTTCGATTGCGGGCATCGGAGCTGGTTTTCCCGGTTCACAGACAGTATCCCCGATGAACACATCGGGTAAACCTGCGATCGAAACGATATCTCCCGCTTCCGCGAATTCGATCTCGTTTCGTTTTAAACCTTCAAAGTTATATAATTTCGTAACTTTTAATATTTGAGTCTCGTCTCTTCCGTTCGTTTTGGGAGAAAGTTGAATCACATTCATCCCTTTTTGCAATTTTCCGTTGTAGATCTTGCCGATCGCAATCCTTCCTACGTAATCATTATAGTCCAAGGAAGTGACTTGAAATTGCAGAGGAGCATTAATGCTCGCTTTAACAGGAGGAACGTGCTCAAGAACCATATCTAATAACGGATCCAAGTTTTTTCCGGGAGCGTCTTCCAATTTGCGGACCGCCCATCCTTGTTTAGCCGAAGCGTAAATGATCGGAAAATCCAGTTGTTCGTCGGTCGCACCTAAATCGCTGAATAGGTCGAATACCATATCGACGACTGCAGACGGTCTCGCTCCATCCCGATCGATTTTGTTAATTACCAAAATCGGTTTATGGCCAAGCTGTAGCGATTTTCCCAATACGAATCTAGTTTGCGGCATGGGACCGTCAAATGCATCCACAAGCAGAAGACATGAATCCGCGGTGGAAAGGACGCGCTCAACTTCTCCGCCGAAGTCCGCATGCCCTGGGGTATCCACTACATTGATTCTTGTCCCTTTATAAACGACAGCCGTATTCTTGGCCTTGATCGTAATTCCTTTCTCTTTTTCCAGATCATTGCTATCCATGATCCGATCCCCGTCTTCCTTGGCGGTGACGGCTCCTGTTTGTCGGAGAATACCATCCAATAGGGTTGTCTTCCCGTGGTCTACGTGTGCGATAATGGCGATGTTGCGGATTTCCATGCTAAAAACCAAAATTTCCCGAGGGGACAGGGTGGCAAGGTCGATTTAGGCCATCAACGCTTTCTAAATTACGTTTTCGAGACAAATGCATCGAATTCGAAAGAATTCAGGTTTCAGGTAAGGGAATTCTATCCGTCTCTCCCGAAATTTTTCCGAATCGATCATTCTTCCAATCGCCTTTTGCTCGATCGATTCTCTCCAAAGAACTGGATACGAAGTTCCACCATAGGTGTCGACGTTCCGGCAAAGGCTCTCCACCAAGGAGAATCGCTCGAGTCGCTTGTTCCGCACGAAACTTGATTGCTCCACCCATCGGATAGACCGCCATTTCTCCCACACCGACGATCCGACCCTCGGCATCCAAACTACCTCGAGCCACATAGACTGCCCCCTCTTGTTTTGCAGGGATGGAAAGTTCTATTTCGGCGCCGGGCTCGATCTCAAGGTCCGCATAAAACAATGGGGAATATACTTTTACGGGAGAAATTTCACCCAAAAGAGATCCTGCAATTAAACGCAACTCCCAGCCCCCGCCGCTTAATTCGGGGAATTCCTCCCTTCCATAATGAAAGAACTCCGGTGGAGTCTCTTCGTATTGCTGCGGCAAAGCCACCCAAGTTTGAATCCCTTCTATTATAGAATACTGGGGATCAGGCTGCGACCTCTCGCTATGTGCGATACCGGAACCTGCCGTCATCCAGTTCACTTCATATGGGCGAATCATCTGTTCGGTTCCCAATGTATCCCGATGTAGAATAACGCCGTCATACAAATACGTAACTGTGGCGAGGCCAATATGCGGGTGGGATCGAACGACAAGCTCGTCGCCATTTATCAATGAAACGGGACCCATATGATCTAAAAATACGAAAGGTCCTACTGCCCTCACGTCAATATGCGGAAGAATCCGACGAACTGTAAATCCGTCACCTAGGCCCCTAAGTTTACCCGAAATGTATTTCATACCGTTATTTAGACGCGATGCAAACCCTGTCGACGTGTTGACTGCAAAAGATTCTTTTGGGGCTCGGATCGATATTCCTTTATTCGTCGCCCTGTTCTAGATTGCTTAATTTAGGAGTCAATTACTATGGCTCCTTTATAATGCAGAATTTTTTTCTTCTTATCGCTCTTCTACTTTTCTGGATATCTCCAAGTTCTCTCTTTTCCAATTCCATACCTCTGGACGAGCTCAAAATCGTGGGAGTCTCGGAGAGAATGGAATATTTGGAAGATCGTAATCGGAATCTAAGGCTATCCGATTTGCTTTCCGGACACCATGATTTCGAATTTCTGAAAAACCAAAGAAAAAACCTACATCCGGGATACACTCACTCCGCCTATTGGGTGCGATTTTCGTTGCAAAATGTCTCCGACCGGGCTGAGGAATATGTAATCGTTTCCGAATTCCCTTATACCGACGAAATCGATTTTTATGAAACAAAAAACGGAAAGGAAATCCGCTCCGTGCGCACCGGCGACACTTTTCCTTTTCACACAAGAGACCTGAAACATCGGTATTTCGTTTTTAAAACTTTTTTAACTGCCGGAGAAACGAAAGAATACTTTCTCCGATTTACCAACGAAGGTCCGATGAACATCCCGCTAATCGCGGCTCCGACGAGAGTCTATCTGGAGAAATCCACTACCGAAACGCTTTTGCTCGGACTGTGTTACGGCTGTATGTTCGTCATGATTCTTTATAATTTCTTTCTATATACTTCTCTTAAAGAAGCCGATTATCTGTATTACGTAATCTATCTTCTTTTTTTAATAGTGACTCAGGTAAGCTTTAACGGACTAGCAAATCAATATTTATGGGGGGAATATCCGGCTTGGGGAAATAAAAGCACGAACGTCCTTTCACTTTCGGCATTTTTTATTTCCGCGATTTTTAGTTTGCAGTATCTCAGGATTTCGAAAGGAAGCTGGATCGATTTATTCTTAAAATCTTTTGCAGTCGCGACTTTACTTGCAGCAATCGTTTCCATATTTGCTCCATTACGTTTTTCTTCAATATTAACGGTAATCTACGGATTGATCCATCCGATCGTCTTGATAGGCATTGGATCGATCAGGCTTTTTCAAAACTTTAAACCTGCTCGTTTCTTCCTTTTAGCCTGGGCAGTAATGGAAATCGCGATTTTCGTCACTTCTCTACAAAGACTAGGAGTTTACGATTCTATCATAGTCGGTGAATATTCGATTCATCTGGGCGCGACCTTGGAAGTGACCTTCCTCTCTTTCGGGTTAGCGGATAGCATCAACACTCTGAAAGAGGAGAAGGAGAAAATTATTCTCGCTCAAAATGAAACTTTAGCCGCGAGGATTGCCGCAAAAACCAAAGACTTGGAAATCGCGAAAATTCAAGCCGAGACTGCCAACCGACAAAAGTCGAAATTTCTCGCTCATATGAGTCACGAAATCAGGACTCCCATGAACGGAATTTTAGCGATGTCTAAATTTCTTTTCGATTCCGAGCCGCCGGGAGAGAAAAAGGAAACCATCGGAATCATAACCGCCAGCGCAAATAATCTGTTAGTGATTATCAACGATATTTTAGATTTATCTAAAATAGAATCGGGTAAATTAGATTTAATTTACGAGAGTTTTCGTCTCTCCGATCTCCTTGCCCAAATAACCGGAATCATCCGATTACAAACGAATTCGAAGGGCATCGATCTGCAATTCGATTCAACTCCCGAAGTGCCTGAATTCATACGTACCGACAGAACCCGACTAACGCAAATTCTTCTAAACTTGCTCGGGAATTCGGCGAAATTCACCGGTCATGGGAAAATTCAATTGTCCGTTCGCGTAAGAAATAAACGTCAAGAGGATATAGATTTGGAATTCTCCGTTCGAGATACCGGGATCGGAATTTCTCCGGAAAAAATTTCTTCCCTCTTCCAACCCTTTACGCAGCTCGATAGTTCGATCACTCGAACCTACGGAGGAACAGGTCTCGGCTTAATCATCTCGAAACGACTCTGCGAATTGCTTCAAGGAAATATTTCCGTTCAAAGCCTAGAAGGAAGCTGGACCGAATTTACTTTTACGATCAGAGCTCAGGAAGCCGATGCCGTCGACTCTCCACCGCAACCGGTTCTT is part of the Leptospira broomii serovar Hurstbridge str. 5399 genome and harbors:
- a CDS encoding MarR family winged helix-turn-helix transcriptional regulator, with the protein product MSKDEVFGFEKAEESPGFLLWQVSNLWQREIRKILEPLDLTHAQFVLLAVTYWLQCSKEETTQIRISDQAKTDPMTTSTVLRTLERKKLVRRFAHDSDTRAKLVEVTNEGQKILQDAVHQVEAFDERFFFSLGKGRKEFLKRLQGLCDV
- the typA gene encoding translational GTPase TypA, which produces MEIRNIAIIAHVDHGKTTLLDGILRQTGAVTAKEDGDRIMDSNDLEKEKGITIKAKNTAVVYKGTRINVVDTPGHADFGGEVERVLSTADSCLLLVDAFDGPMPQTRFVLGKSLQLGHKPILVINKIDRDGARPSAVVDMVFDLFSDLGATDEQLDFPIIYASAKQGWAVRKLEDAPGKNLDPLLDMVLEHVPPVKASINAPLQFQVTSLDYNDYVGRIAIGKIYNGKLQKGMNVIQLSPKTNGRDETQILKVTKLYNFEGLKRNEIEFAEAGDIVSIAGLPDVFIGDTVCEPGKPAPMPAIEVEEPTVSMYFMVNNSPFASKEGKFVTTRNIRERLDRELETNVAMRLEETEDKDRFKVLGRGELHLSILIETMRREGFELQVSRPEVIIKKGENGEKLEPYEYLVMDLPDQFTGSIIAELNRRKGELQLMDAHTSGMTRVEFVIPTRGIIGFRGYFVTETKGEGVMSSRFLRFDLYKGEIPGRKNGALISMDSGDTTGYALWKIQERGELLIDPQTSVYPGMIIGIHSRENDLEVNPVREKKLTNVRSSGADEAIRLVPPRRFSLEQNIEFLDDDELLEVTPLSMRLRKKILDPNMRKRAGR
- a CDS encoding LIC12353 family lipoprotein; translated protein: MQERSLASIYCGVLLGSFIFLSSCSDQLRGKPTPAIPEIAGLYLNEKSAAWAKDNKLKIQMLWIRRTAQGELEFVNETLTRLQFSMSENREEMKLRSGKIITSGHELLFFESMYKELQRLYSGKNTSDPKNWDVKSFGPFIKVKEVGHLLTEGSGRSAEISENMNSIRFSNGEVYNRIGMPLLGRISISTPKYKKVIDNDVAGVVYYHLPPSTYPSKDGKEYITAFFSSTDNLSNEMPVLVGDVSGSIAEVFEYVAIIELRPKPGSKEISVPPALSPILLMGTVDKKAISQKEGTEELIRRLKQDPTVSKEELIRELERLKAK
- a CDS encoding hybrid sensor histidine kinase/response regulator, giving the protein MQNFFLLIALLLFWISPSSLFSNSIPLDELKIVGVSERMEYLEDRNRNLRLSDLLSGHHDFEFLKNQRKNLHPGYTHSAYWVRFSLQNVSDRAEEYVIVSEFPYTDEIDFYETKNGKEIRSVRTGDTFPFHTRDLKHRYFVFKTFLTAGETKEYFLRFTNEGPMNIPLIAAPTRVYLEKSTTETLLLGLCYGCMFVMILYNFFLYTSLKEADYLYYVIYLLFLIVTQVSFNGLANQYLWGEYPAWGNKSTNVLSLSAFFISAIFSLQYLRISKGSWIDLFLKSFAVATLLAAIVSIFAPLRFSSILTVIYGLIHPIVLIGIGSIRLFQNFKPARFFLLAWAVMEIAIFVTSLQRLGVYDSIIVGEYSIHLGATLEVTFLSFGLADSINTLKEEKEKIILAQNETLAARIAAKTKDLEIAKIQAETANRQKSKFLAHMSHEIRTPMNGILAMSKFLFDSEPPGEKKETIGIITASANNLLVIINDILDLSKIESGKLDLIYESFRLSDLLAQITGIIRLQTNSKGIDLQFDSTPEVPEFIRTDRTRLTQILLNLLGNSAKFTGHGKIQLSVRVRNKRQEDIDLEFSVRDTGIGISPEKISSLFQPFTQLDSSITRTYGGTGLGLIISKRLCELLQGNISVQSLEGSWTEFTFTIRAQEADAVDSPPQPVLPKSEGRKMEILVVDDNASNQFVIQRLLSKFGHSATIASSGREALHLLNERSFDLILMDIEMPELDGFETTRQIRKMHGDRANPIIIALTAHAMKEFEQMSYDVGMNDFLAKPIDPTILREKISYWAGKNPRA
- a CDS encoding DUF2059 domain-containing protein, which encodes MSRLLFAIFLFLFSFFPLLAADEKKEEIRQLLISSGSEKMGVLVVGQMISRFKQLMPQIPEEFWEDFRKELKSEDMVELIIPIYDKYFTLEEIKGITAFYNSPVGKKLLEKNPQITQESMQVGEMWGKKIAERVLERLKAKGLLSPDAKPPTRQEI
- a CDS encoding EVE domain-containing protein; this encodes MNRFWIVVASKDHANAGKENGIIQACHGKKAPLRRMREGDWVLIYSSKETFAEKTACRKFTAIGRVSDEQIFSFQMSPDFIPFRRRVSFCQAREVEILPMINELDFIPNKKSWGFPFRFGILEIGETDFRKIANRMGVDVEG
- a CDS encoding pirin family protein, which gives rise to MKYISGKLRGLGDGFTVRRILPHIDVRAVGPFVFLDHMGPVSLINGDELVVRSHPHIGLATVTYLYDGVILHRDTLGTEQMIRPYEVNWMTAGSGIAHSERSQPDPQYSIIEGIQTWVALPQQYEETPPEFFHYGREEFPELSGGGWELRLIAGSLLGEISPVKVYSPLFYADLEIEPGAEIELSIPAKQEGAVYVARGSLDAEGRIVGVGEMAVYPMGGAIKFRAEQATRAILLGGEPLPERRHLWWNFVSSSLERIDRAKGDWKNDRFGKISGETDRIPLPET
- a CDS encoding SRPBCC family protein — protein: MWEYKYRMEVQGVSAKELWEARADISNWPKWDSGLLWTKIEGSAAVDKEFELKPKGGPKVKVKIIEAQSPRSFGDETYLLGARMKFLHFFEDTKNGTEVRVELSIHGPLSFLWKKIIGEEQVKNMREEIITFADFVREAKK
- a CDS encoding esterase/lipase family protein produces the protein MSRVLRIWIIGLTLLVSGAIHASGGGSSSKPLAGSYPIVLAHGLFGWGKSTGIIDYWGGNAAYLQSQGATVLTPTVTATSSSAARAAQLKTAIQTAMAANNYTGKVHIIGHSQGGLDARYLVSNLGFASKVATLTTLNTPHYGSPVANVVLTVIPSWALPYVATVLNTVVGFVYGESNQNAVAALKLLTTAGATAFNSSTPNASGVKYFSFGSTITVPDLIEHPAMGLIYPICAIGAPFYGQSISNDGVVPASSQQWGTWKGGPSYPITTTGIDHLEATNALYLGQTWYDTNGYFLKMASNSKSNQ